The genomic DNA AGCTTCTTCTTCGCATAGTGTGCTTTTTGTAGGTTTTGAATCGCGATCTCTTTGATTCCTTTTTTACCGAGGGCTGTCATCGCAACAGAAGCAGCCAATGCATTCAATGCCTGGTTGGAACAGATGTTGGAAGTCGCTTTGTCACGACGGATATGCTGTTCGCGCGCTTGCAACGTCAGAACGAATCCACGTTGTCCTTCTTCATCTGTCGTTTGTCCGACAAGACGTCCTGGAACCTTACGCATCAATTTTTTCGTCGTCGCAAAATAACCGCAGTGTGGTCCACCAAATGCTGCTGGGATACCGAATGGCTGAGCATCACCAATCACGATGTCTGCACCGAACTTACCAGGAGGTGTCAACGCTCCAAGAGAAAGTGGATTGCTGGAAACGACGAACATCGCTTTTTCTTGATGGACGATCTCTTCAATTTCCTTCAATGGCTCGATTTGTCCGAAAAAGTTCGGATACTGCACGATGACACACGCTGTATCCCCATCCACCGCTGCTTTCAGGGCTTCAAGGTCCGTCGTGCCGTTCGTTGCTTCGATCTCAACGACCTCGAGGTTCGGTCCCTTTGCATACGTATGAAGGACACTTAACGCTTCAGGGTGTACGCTCTTCGATACGATTACTTTGTTCTTACGTGTTTGTGCTGCACTTAGGAAAGCCGCTTCAGCAAGCGCTGTCTGGCCATCGTACATGGACGAGTTCGCAACTTCCATCCCTGTAAGCTCACAAATCATCGTTTGGAATTCAAAAATCGCTTGAAGCTCACCTTGAGAGATTTCCGGCTGGTAAGGCGTATAAGCTGTATAAAATTCAGAGCGTGAAATGACGTGATTCACGATGGAAGGGATGTAATGATCATAAACCCCTGCACCTAGGAAAGACGCGTAGTCCTTCGTATTCACGTTCTTAGCTGCAAGCTTCGTCATCTTCTTCATCAGATCCGGCTCAGGGATCGCTTCAGAAATATTCAAATCGCCTTTGAATCTTACATTCTCAGGGATATCTTCAAAAAGCTCATCAATCGAGTCAATGCCGATTTCAGCGAGCATCTCTTTTTCGTCTTGTTCAGTCATTGGTAAGTAACGAAATTTCACCGTTCATTCCCCCTTATGGTTAACGTTTATAGAAAGGTGTTTTAACAACCTGTGCTTTTAGTCTGCGTTTACGGACCTGAACCTCAACTTCCGTTCCGAGCTCCGTATATTGGGTATCAATGATGGCAAGTCCAAGGTTCTTGCCTAACGTCGGAGACTGTGTTCCCGTCGTCACTTCACCGATCTTTTCATCATTTTTGAACACTTCATAGTGCGTACGTGGAATCCCTTTGTCGATCATTTCGATTCCGACGAGCTTACGCTTAAGCCCTTCTTCCTTCTGCTTGATCAACGCTTCCTTCCCGATGAAGTCCGCTTCCTTTTTCAGCTTGACTGCAAAGCCGATTCCAGCTTCCAATGGAGAGATTTCGGACGTCAACTCTTGTCCGTAAAGAGCAAGACGCGCTTCAAAGCGTAACGTGTCACGCGCACCGAGACCGATCGGAAGCACGCCGTCTTCTTTTCCTGTCTCTAAAATCGTTTTCCAGAGCGTTGCCGCATCTTCTGCGTCACAATAGATCTCAAAGCCATCTTCCCCTGTATAACCTGTGCGTGAAACAAGCGCCTTCGTTCCGTCCAACTCAACGTCTTCCGCAAATTTGAAGAATCCGATTTGTGAAAGATCGTAGTCCGTCAGCTTTTGAAGGACTTGTTCTGCCAATGGACCTTGAAGAGCGAGCTGGGCTACATCATCTGAAATGTTTTTGATTTCAACGTCGCCTTTTTTGTTTTTCAGCATCCAGTCAAAATCTTTTTCCGTATTGGCTGCGTTCACGACGAGAAGATAATCTTCATCCGCACGCTTGTAGACGAGAAGATCGTCCACCGTGCCTCCATCCTCATAGCACATTGCCGTATACTGGGCACCGCCATCGTTCAATTTGGAGACATCATTCGTGAGTACATATTGAAGATAGTCTTCTGCATCCGGACCTTTGACCGTGATTTCACCCATGTGGGAAACATCGAAGAGTCCAGCTTTCGTACGGACCGCCTCATGCTCCTCTTTAATGCTTGAAAATTGGACTGGAAGCTCCCAGCCGCCAAAGTCGATCACCTTCGCTCCATATTCTTTATAGAGTTCAAATAATGGCGTTCGAAGTAAAGTTGACATGTGCATCTCTC from Pseudalkalibacillus sp. SCS-8 includes the following:
- the gcvPA gene encoding aminomethyl-transferring glycine dehydrogenase subunit GcvPA; the encoded protein is MKFRYLPMTEQDEKEMLAEIGIDSIDELFEDIPENVRFKGDLNISEAIPEPDLMKKMTKLAAKNVNTKDYASFLGAGVYDHYIPSIVNHVISRSEFYTAYTPYQPEISQGELQAIFEFQTMICELTGMEVANSSMYDGQTALAEAAFLSAAQTRKNKVIVSKSVHPEALSVLHTYAKGPNLEVVEIEATNGTTDLEALKAAVDGDTACVIVQYPNFFGQIEPLKEIEEIVHQEKAMFVVSSNPLSLGALTPPGKFGADIVIGDAQPFGIPAAFGGPHCGYFATTKKLMRKVPGRLVGQTTDEEGQRGFVLTLQAREQHIRRDKATSNICSNQALNALAASVAMTALGKKGIKEIAIQNLQKAHYAKKKLEENGLDVHFQGKFFNELVVKVSKPVSEINKSLLEKGFIGGYDLGQYHPELDQHMLVAVTEQRTKEEIDTFAKELGGVQ
- the gcvT gene encoding glycine cleavage system aminomethyltransferase GcvT encodes the protein MSTLLRTPLFELYKEYGAKVIDFGGWELPVQFSSIKEEHEAVRTKAGLFDVSHMGEITVKGPDAEDYLQYVLTNDVSKLNDGGAQYTAMCYEDGGTVDDLLVYKRADEDYLLVVNAANTEKDFDWMLKNKKGDVEIKNISDDVAQLALQGPLAEQVLQKLTDYDLSQIGFFKFAEDVELDGTKALVSRTGYTGEDGFEIYCDAEDAATLWKTILETGKEDGVLPIGLGARDTLRFEARLALYGQELTSEISPLEAGIGFAVKLKKEADFIGKEALIKQKEEGLKRKLVGIEMIDKGIPRTHYEVFKNDEKIGEVTTGTQSPTLGKNLGLAIIDTQYTELGTEVEVQVRKRRLKAQVVKTPFYKR